The stretch of DNA GCCCGAATTTCGCCGATATAGGAATATTCCACAGCCATTTTCTCGGCAGAAGTAAGGTCCTCCATCAAGCGGTCCAATTCTCGACGGACGACACGCCTGCGGCGTTGTTCATAGACTTCATGGGCAATCGCGCCCGTTCCTGAAGCGTCATAGGCGATAAAATTGTCCGACAGCTGCGAAAACGGGGTTACCGGAGGCAATCTTCGGTTCATGTCATGAAAAGCGTTGTGGACGACAGCCCGAAACCAAGGAGTCATCGGCTTATTCAAGTCCAAAGTATACGCAGACCGGCATAAACGGAGCGCAACCTCTTGAAAAAGGTCTTTTGCGCCGTCGGGGTCGCTACTCTGGAACTGACATAGTTTGTAAATTTGTGAAGCGTTCTTGCGCCACACTTTTTCAACCCATTTGGGAGGTTCTTCTGTTAAAATTCTGGATTTAGCCATAAGCCTATCGGAATTTTGACAGCGAACTTTCAGTTGCGATAAAATTTATGAAAATAAAAGCGAAAAAACGAATTTTTAGAAATTTTGCAAACTATTGTTTGCAGCTATCAACAGCTTTTTTTAGTTTGGCTTTATTTTTGGTAATTTATCCACAATCTGTGAACGCACAAGAGTTCAATATGAACTCCATGCCGCCCCCGGAAATGCAGATGCAGTACAGCGCAGGCGCATTGAAAGACGGTGGAAAACTGACCGTTTGGGTAACCATTCCCGAGAAGTGGCACGTGAATGCAAACGAAGTCACCGACGAATTCCTGAAGCCCTCTTCGATTGAAGTCAAGGCTGAAGGAATCGAATTCGGCGAAGTCGTGTGGCCCGCCCCGATCAAGGAATACAACGAAGCATTGGAACTTGAAATCCTCACCTTCCGCGGGGAATTCAAGATTGAAATTCCGGTGAAGAGCGTTGCCGACAAGTACGATAGCCTCGGAACCGAAGCGACATTCCATTACCAGGCCTGCGACAATTCCATTTGCCTCGCGCCTGCAAGCAAGACGATTTCGCTCGGCGCAAATGCGGCTGGCGCAAAATCCAGCAACGTGAATAACAGCGCAAAAAAAAACGACTCTGAAACTGAAGTAGCCTCCAGCACTGGCGACAACGAGAACCTGGATATGGGCGCCGTGAGCGATGCAGGCGCCAACGAGAAGTTGGAAGCAAGCGCCGCTTCGGCAAGAATTATCGCCCTTTTGTTTTTCGCTTTCCTCGGCGGAATTATTCTGAACTTGATGCCGTGCGTGCTGCCGGTGCTTTCGCTCAAGCTCTTTAGCCTGATCAAGCAGGCCGGCGAAAGTCGCGGACGGCTCCTCGCTTTGGGAGGAGCCACAACGGCGGGCATTCTGGCAAGTTTCTGGGCGCTGGCCGCCGTTGTCGCCGCCGTCAAGGCCGGCGGCGGGTCCGCGGGCTGGGGCATGCAATTCCAGAGCGCCGGATTCATCGCCTTCATGGTCGTGATTCTGACTGCATTTGCCATGAGCTTTTTCGGAGTGTTCGAAGTGTGGCTCCCGTGGGGTGCCACCACCAAGATGGATGAAGCCGGCCATAAGGCAGGATTTGCAGGCGCCTTCTTTACCGGCGCGTTGCTTGTTCTTTTAAGCACACCGTGTTCTGCTCCCTTCCTCGGCACTGCCATGGGATTCGCCTTTGCGCAAACGACGCCTGTACTCTTCTTGTTCTTTACGGCGGCAGGGCTCGGCCTTGCCCTCCCCTACATGCTCGTAAGCGCCTTCCCGAAAGTCCTCAAGGTATTCCCGAAACCAGGTCCATGGATGGTGAAGCTCCAGAAGGTGATGGGCGTATTGCTCCTTGCAAGCGTCGTTTGGCTCTTGTGGATTGTGAATGAACAGGCCGGCACCGCGGGCGTCGGGATGTTTGCCATTGTCGTAGTAGCAAGTATCGCCTGCAGCGTTCTGCTCGGCAAATTCGCGCCGCCGGGAGTTGCCTTCGGGCGCGAAGTCGCCGGAATCGGCTTGAGCGTCGCAGTTCTTGTATCAATTTGGTTTGCCGCAATCGCTCCTGAATACGAACGTGCTGCCAGCGAAAAGTTCAACACCCGCATGCAAGAACAGATGACGGCTGACGGCTGGTATCGTTATAGCCCCGCGCTCATCGAAGAATTTGCGAAAGCAAATCGCACCGTCTTCATCGACGCCACCGCCGACTGGTGCCTCACCTGCAAGACGAACGAAGCCGCCGTTCTCAACCGCGACGAATTCCGCCGCGCCATGGATAGCTTGAATGTGGCTTTGGTGAAGGCCGACTGGACTCGCGAAACTCCCGAAGTGAACGCACTCTTAAAGAGCATGCACAAGTCGGGCGTGCCCGCTTATGCGATTTATCCGGCTGGGGATGTGTCCAGACAGATTGTTCTGCCTGAGCTACTAACAACGAGCGCAATCGTCGAGAAGATTGTTTCTCTAAAGTAAAAAAGAACCTCTCCAAAAAAGAGAGGTTCAAGTATCTTCTAATAGTCACACGAATTCGGGAAACCTAACGGTTTCCTTTTTTTCTATCGCTTGCCTTCACGCTTGTAGCGGTCGATGCATTCCTGGTAGAAGTCGAAGGTCTGCTTGGCAATCGACTTCCAGCTGAATACGTCAATCGCACGCTTGCGGCTGACTTCGCCCATCTTCTTTGCCAGTTCCGGGTTTTCGAGAATCTTGTTGAGCTTGTTCGCGAAATCGGTCTGGAAAGCCTTCGGGTCAGCCGGTTCGAAATCCGTTTCGGACTTGGCCTTGAGCGGAACCAGGAATCCGGTTTCGCCGTCCACGA from uncultured Fibrobacter sp. encodes:
- a CDS encoding sigma-70 family RNA polymerase sigma factor, which codes for MAKSRILTEEPPKWVEKVWRKNASQIYKLCQFQSSDPDGAKDLFQEVALRLCRSAYTLDLNKPMTPWFRAVVHNAFHDMNRRLPPVTPFSQLSDNFIAYDASGTGAIAHEVYEQRRRRVVRRELDRLMEDLTSAEKMAVEYSYIGEIRASEACLYCGVNRSTFQKRKTDAIKKMRRKKNVYMSKYKNNETSCMNLDDLLTRASEFS
- a CDS encoding thioredoxin family protein — its product is MNSMPPPEMQMQYSAGALKDGGKLTVWVTIPEKWHVNANEVTDEFLKPSSIEVKAEGIEFGEVVWPAPIKEYNEALELEILTFRGEFKIEIPVKSVADKYDSLGTEATFHYQACDNSICLAPASKTISLGANAAGAKSSNVNNSAKKNDSETEVASSTGDNENLDMGAVSDAGANEKLEASAASARIIALLFFAFLGGIILNLMPCVLPVLSLKLFSLIKQAGESRGRLLALGGATTAGILASFWALAAVVAAVKAGGGSAGWGMQFQSAGFIAFMVVILTAFAMSFFGVFEVWLPWGATTKMDEAGHKAGFAGAFFTGALLVLLSTPCSAPFLGTAMGFAFAQTTPVLFLFFTAAGLGLALPYMLVSAFPKVLKVFPKPGPWMVKLQKVMGVLLLASVVWLLWIVNEQAGTAGVGMFAIVVVASIACSVLLGKFAPPGVAFGREVAGIGLSVAVLVSIWFAAIAPEYERAASEKFNTRMQEQMTADGWYRYSPALIEEFAKANRTVFIDATADWCLTCKTNEAAVLNRDEFRRAMDSLNVALVKADWTRETPEVNALLKSMHKSGVPAYAIYPAGDVSRQIVLPELLTTSAIVEKIVSLK